One Brassica napus cultivar Da-Ae chromosome A1, Da-Ae, whole genome shotgun sequence genomic region harbors:
- the LOC106445223 gene encoding WPP domain-interacting protein 1-like: MDLESESSALESIGDNGLIQQASINTAAAAADDDDNGRSLDQGSFSDDSVKLVSTRSGENESSGKALNFDSVGGGSHSPVLSKGRGLRKWRRIRRDLVKDTSGDMENSKVLKRGLSGSAAHSHGNKQMLFQSPEFEQESQGSVGSVNMLKSGGFDDARFMAGIGFSAGVVGLGKDDDRSSKSSTPMIISSGGQRGKDRVENSKKHRGESVEKENSHSSLESDSRKPSGSMMMNHKGMIGDEADMNGETSKRNDDAEGEGEGEESINNNNGFSEEQDPLTEAIDGFLTLQEALEKEVQQYREIGKETMAQHHEGASEISSPGSEIVALVNTVGQLEIKLEETRSMLEVKESHIRELESTTNQNKRSCGESGNVSETVVEDIFRQKIEAEIEYLIYSRSVDNLNHQMKLVETQESLAEEQAYETLNSLDKVQTKAASLRNRAQDLQNECVETTGSIKKRACKITSCFLIQLVLLLMVVMVFMSQLVPESSDIVVVPT, from the exons ATGGATTTGGAGAGTGAAAGCTCTGCGCTTGAGTCTATTGGTGATAATGGTTTGATCCAACAAGCTTCCATCAAcactgctgctgctgctgctgatgatgatgataatggtaGGAGTTTGGATCAGGGGTCCTTCTCTGACGACAGTGTGAAGCTTGTTTCGACGAGAAGTGGTGAAAACGAATCATCTGGTAAAGCGTTGAACTTTGATTCGGTAGGTGGTGGTTCTCACTCTCCGGTTCTTTCAAAAGGGCGTGGTTTGAGGAAATGGAGGCGGATCAGGAGAGACCTTGTGAAAGACACGTCTGGTGATATGGAGAATAGTAAAGTTCTGAAGAGAGGCTTGTCTGGTTCTGCTGCTCATTCGCACGGTAATAAGCAGATGCTGTTTCAGTCACCGGAGTTTGAGCAAGAGAGTCAGGGATCTGTTGGGTCTGTGAATATGTTGAAAAGTGGCGGTTTTGATGATGCTAGGTTTATGGCAGGGATTGGTTTTTCAGCTGGTGTTGTTGGTTTAGGAAAGGATGATGATCGGagtagtaagtcttctacaccAATGATTATTAGTTCAGGTGGTCAGAGAGGGAAAGATCGGGTAGAGAATAGTAAGAAGCATAGAGGAGAAAGTGTCGAGAAGGAGAACTCTCATTCCAGCTtggaatctgattcaagaaaGCCGAGTGGAAGCATGATGATGAACCACAAGGGAATGATTGGTGATGAAGCTGATATGAATGGAGAAACTTCAAAGAGAAATGACGATgctgaaggagaaggagaaggagaagagtcaATAAACAATAACAATGGTTTTTCGGAGGAACAAGATCCGTTAACAGAGGCTATTGATGGTTTCCTCACCTTGCAAGAAGCTCTTGAAAAAG AGGTTCAGCAATACCGGGAGATCGGGAAGGAAACGATGGCACAGCATCATGAGGGAGCTAGTGAGATAAGCTCACCTGGCTCAGAGATTGTAGCCTTGGTGAACACTGTTGGACAGCTGGAGATCAAGCTAGAAGAAACAAGGTCCATGCTTGAGGTGAAAGAATCACACATTCGTGAGCTTGAATCCACCACGAACCAAAACAAACGCTCGTGTGGAGAATCAGGAAACGTTTCAGAGACGGTGGTCGAAGATATCTTCCGGCAAAAGATTGAAGCCGAGATTGAATATCTGATATATTCAAGATCTGTTGATAACTTGAATCATCAGATGAAGCTGGTTGAAACAcaagagtcattggcagaggagcaAGCTTATGAGACACTGAACAGCTTGGACAAAGTTCAAACGAAGGCTGCGAGTTTAAGAAACAGAGCTCAAGACCTGCAAAACGAGTGCGTAGAAACCACAGGAAGCATCAAGAAGAGAGCATGTAAGATTACTTCATGCTTTCTTATACAATTAGTATTACTGCTAATGGTAGTTATGGTGTTCATGTCTCAATTGGTGCCGGAGTCTTCTGATATCGTTGTTGTACCCACCTGa